GCGAGGGAGCGCCGACCGCTACGCCGTAACGCGAAATCGCATCAGCGACCCGCTGCCTGTCGATCGCACCGGAACGCGCCAGGGCAGAAAGAGCTGCAACAACCAGTTGATGACGGTCGACTTCGAAAAACGCTCTGAGTGCGGCCCGCGTGTCACTACGGCCAAACCCGTCGGTACCCAAGACTGTGAAGGGAGCTTCGATATACGACGCAATGAGCTGAGGATATGCGCGCACGTAGTCGGAGGTCGCGATGACCGGCACCTGCCCAGGCAGGCATGCCGCCACGTGACTGGTGAGTGGTTCTGTCAGCGGATTGAGACGATTTTGCCTCTCGACGTCGCGAGCATCACGCGCGAGCTCGGAGAAACTCGTCGCCGACCAGACCTCGTAGCTAATGCCCCAATCGCTCTTCAGCAACTTGCCGGCCTGGATCACCTCCGGCAGAATCGCGCCCGAGCCCACCAATCGAACGCTTGGCGATCCTGCCGTCTCGGCGCTGCGCGCAATGCAGTACAGGCCCTTGACGATGTCCGCTTCAACGCCCTGCGGCATCGATGGCTGCGAATAATTCTCATTCATGACGGTTAGGTAATAGAATTCATCGCGGTCCTCCTCAAGCATGGCGCGCATTCCGTGGTCGAGGATCACTGCGACTTCATAGGAGAACGCCGGATCGTAAGCTCTGCAGTTGGGAACTGTTGCCGCAATGACGTGGCTGGAGCCGTCCTGATGCTGGAGTCCTTCGCCGCCGAGTGTGGTGCGTCCCGCAGTGGCGCCGATCAGAAAGCCCCGCGAGCGCTGATCGGCCGCCGCCCAGATGAGATCGCCGACGCGCTGAAATCCGAACATCGAATAGTAGATATAGAACGGCAGCAGCTTCAGACCGTGCACGCTGTACGAGGTAGCCGCGGCGGTCCAGGACGAAATTGCTCCCGCTTCCGTGATCCCTTCTTCGAGAAGCTGGCCGTCGACTGCCTCCTTGTAGTAGAGCATCGAGCCGGCATCTTCCGGCTCGTACAGCTGCCCGACCGGCGAATAGATCCCAACCTGCCTGAACAGGTTCGCCATTCCGAACGTTCGTGCTTCGTCAGCGACAATCGGAACGACCCGGGGGCCAACCTGCTTATCCTTGAGCAGATTGGAAAATAGCCGCACGACGGCCATCGTGGTCGACATCTCCTTGCCGTCGCTTTTCAAGGCAAACTCGGCGTAGCTATCAAGTGCGGGTACGCGAACCGATGGTGCAGTTCGCTTCCTGGCCGGAAGAAATCCGCCGAGTGCTTCACGACGTTGCCGCAGATACTCTAGTTCGGCGCTGTTTTCCTCAGGCCGATAGAACTCGAGGCGTTCGACCTGTTCATCACTCAATGGAAGCAAGAACCGATCCCGGAAGGCATAGAGCGCATCGACATCCAGTTTCTTGGCCTGGTGGGAAGTCATCCGTGACTCGCCGGCACCACCCATGCCGAAGCCCTTTTTGGTCTTCGCGAGAATGACCGTGGGCTTACCTTTGGCGGCCTTGGCTGCGGCAAAGGCCGCATATAGCTTGCGGAAGTCGTGACCGCCACGCCGAAGAGCGTCGACCTCCCGGTCCGACATGTGAGAGACCAATGCCCGCACCTCGGGATCTTCATCGAAGAAGTGCGCCAGATTGTAGGCGCCGTCCTTTGCGCCAAGCGTCTGATACTTGCCATCGACTGTCGCGGCAAAGCGGCGAAGCAGCGCGTGTTCAGTATCGCGGGCGAAGATCTGATCCCATTCCGATCCCCACAGGACCTTTATCACACCCCAGCCCGCACCGCGGAACAGCATCTCCAGCTCCTGGATGACCTGACCGTTACCGCGAACCGGCCCATCCAGGCGTTGAAGGTTGCAGTTGATGATGAAGGTCAGGTTGTCCAGCCCCTCGCGCGCGGCAATCGACAGCCCCGCCAGGGATTCCGGCTCGTCCATCTCGCCATCGCCGAATACGCCCCAGACGTGGCGGTCCTCTGTCACCGCCAGACCCCTGTTCTGCAGGTACCTCATGAAGCGGGCCTGGTAGACGGCACTGATCGGTCCGATTCCCATCGACCCGGTCGGCACCTGCCAGAAATCGGGCATCAGCCATGGGTGGGGATAGGAGGACAGTCCACTGCCAGTCAGCTCCTGACGATAATGCTTGAGATGTTGCTCCGTCAGGCGACCTTCCAGAAACGCGCGCGCATAGACACCTGGCGAGGAGTGCGGTTGGAAGTAGACGATGTCTCCGCCTGATCCGTCGTCAGAGGCGCGAAAGAAGTGATTGAAGCCGAGCTCGAAGATCTCCGCCGCCGAGGCGTAGCTTGCGATGTGTCCACCAAGCTCGCCATAGGCCTTGTTGGCGCGCACCACCATGGCCAAAGCGTTCCAGCGTATGATTGCCGTAATGCGCGTTTCGATGTCGATGTCACCCGGATAGGGAGGTTGCGACTCCAGCGGGATGGAATTGCGATATGGCGAAAAGGGAGGCGCCTCCGAGATCACGCCGAGCTCCTTTGCGCGTGCGTCCAACGCCGACAGGACAAAGCGAGCTCGTTCGGCTCCGCCATTGCCGTAAAGCGTCGCCAGAGATGTCAGCCAGTCTGCCGTTTCCAACGGATCTGCGTCGTCAGTCGCGGAGGCCCGGACGTGGCGAATCTTCTCGACATCGTGAATCATGGAGCTCTGCCAATCTCGTGAATGCGAACGTTCTCCTAGCACCCCATGCACGAGCAGGTCATACCGAATACCTTGCGAAAAGGCCTCCAAACAGCTAACCTTGCCGTTTCTGTAGCCCATTTCAGCACGTCATGCCGATGCAAGATTTCGATGCAATCGACCTTAAGATACTCAAGCATTTGCAGCGTGATGCGAGCCTGTCGAATGTTGAGCTCGCGGCGCGCGTCGGCCTTTCGCCGTCTCCCTGCCTGACGCGTGTCAAGCAACTCGAGGCGACGGGCGTCATCTCACGTCGTGTTGCGCTGCTGGATCCAGTCCATCTCGGCTCCGCCCTCAGCGTTTTCATCCATGTGGCCCTCGAGAAGCAAACAGAGCCAAGGCTTCAGGCCTTTGAGAAATCCATGGCGAACCTTCCGGAGGTGATGGAATGCTATTTGATGTCCGGTGACTCGGATTATTTGCTGCGCGTCGTGGTGCGGGACGTGGTTGCCTTGCAGCAATTCATCGTCGACAAGCTAGCCAAGACCTCAGGCGTTGCGAATATCAGATCCAGCTTCGCGCTTAAGCAGGTCAAATATAACACCGAACTCCCGATCGAGACCCTAGTGAATCTAAAGCTTGGCAAATCAAGGCCGCGAAACCCGCGATGAATCGCAGCCTTGGGCTTCCATCCCGCGCAACAGGAGCAGAATATAGCGTTTCTGGGCTCCATTCTGCATCCGGATCACCTGTCGTCGTTCTTATCCAACGCTTCGCACTGAGCCGGCCGACTGGCCAGCGCATGGATGTTCGGTCTGACGTCCCGACTTCGATGGTAAGCTCGTTCGCGAAAAAAGCTGTTCACGGCCTCGGGTGAACTCCGTGCCTGACCGCAGGCGAAGCGTCCCACCCCATGGGTGACCAACGCGCTGGAAATGAATTCATATCAAGCCGCGCGGAAGTCTAACTTCACGAATACGCGGCAGCACGTGCGACACGCGATTGCACCGGCACGGTAGCTTGGTTGATGAGCCTGATGACTACAGTGGAAAAGTGCCCGCAGCACGTACGATGAAAGTGTCTAAAGCGTGATGGCATTAGGTTCGATAGCCTGAGTTTTTCAGGTAGTTGGCGCATTCCACGGATGTGAAGGCCTCGAGTGCGTGACCGATTGCGGCGCAGACCGCGTCGACGGTTCGCGCGGCAGCTTTGCGGACGAGTTGCTTGAGCTTGGCAAAGACCTGTTCGATCGGATTCAGATCGGGCGAGTATTTTGGCAGGAAGAAGAGTTTGGCGCCGACCGAACGGATGAGTTGGCGAACCGCCTTGCTCCTGTGGCTGCCGAGGTTGTCCAAGATGACGATATCGCCGGGTCGAAGGACAGGCAGAAGAACCTTCTCGACATAGGTGCGAAAGCTCACGCCGTCGATTGGCCCCTCGATGAACCATGGCGCATCGATCCGGTCATGGCGCAGGGCCGCCAGGAAGGTCATGGTCTTCCAGCGGCCGTGGGGGACCTTGGCGTGAAGTCTGCGCCCGCGCGGCGCCCATCCCCGCAAGGGCGCCATATCGGTCCGGGTCCAGGTCTCGTCGATGAAGACCAGCCGCTCAGCTTCGACGCGATCTTGATACTTTGCCCACTGGGCTCGCCGCCGCGCGACCTCGGGTCGATCGCGTTCCCCAGCCGCCACGCTTTTTTTTGAAGCTGAGCTTCTCGGCATGCACGAAGTCCCACACCGAGTGGTAGTCGACCTTCAGACCACGTCCGGCAAGCTCGGCGACGAGACCACGTATGGTGAAATCGCCGTCCTTGATCCGTTGTGACAGCCAGACCGCATGCTCGCCCGAAATTGCCTTCGGCTTGTAGCCGCCGATCTGGCCAGGCTCAACGCTGCCGGTCTCATCGACCCGCTTCATCCAACCGATGGCCGTGCTGATCGCCACCCCAAACTGCTTGGCGGCCTGATTGCGGGACATTCCGCCCTCAATCGCGGCTACCACACGCTTGCGAAGATCCAGAGAATACGGCTTGCCCATCCATGCTGGCCTCCGTCCAGCCAGCATGATGAATCAGAAACCAGCTGATTTGGGAATCCCAAATCGATTCAGACTAAACTCATCCCGCTTTAGGGCGACTGGCACACTGGATGGTGGCGTAACACTAATCCTTGACCACCCGGACAGCACCGCGCGCAGCGCTGGAGGTCAGAGCCGCATAGGCCTTCAGCGCGGTCGAGACCGCGCGCTTGCGCGGCGCTGCCGGCTTCCACGCCGCATTGTCCTTGGCCTCCATCGCCGCGCGGCGGCGCTTCAGCTCAGCATCGTCGACCTTTAGGTTGACCTTGCGGTTCGGAATGTCGAACTCGATGATATCGCCTTCCTCGACGAGGCCGATCAGGCCGCCTTCTGCGGCTTCCGGCGAGACGTGGCCGATCGAAAGGCCGGACGAGCCACCCGAGAAGCGGCCGTCGGTGATCAGCGCACAGGCCTTTCCGAGGCCCTTCGACTTCAGATAGCTGGTCGGATAGAGCATCTCCTGCATGCCCGGGCCGCCGCGCGGACCTTCATAGCGGATCAGCACGACATCGCCGGCCTTGACCTTGTTGGCCAGGATGGCGTCGACCGACGCGTCCTGGCTCTCGAAGATGCGGGCGGGGCCTGAGAACGTCAAAATGCTCTGGTCGACGCCGGCGGTCTTCACGATGCAACCGTCTTCGGCAAGGTTGCCGAACAGCACGGCGAGGCCGCCGTCCCTGGAATAGGCGTGCGCGGCGTCGCGGATGACGCCCGTTTCGCGGTCGAGATCGACCTCGTCGAAGCGGCGGTCCTGGCTGAACGCTTCCTGGGTCGGCACGCCGCCGGGCGCGGCCCGGTAGAAATTGCGCACCTTGTCGCTTGAGGTCCGCACCACGTCCCAGCGGTTCAGCGCGTCGTCCAGCGTTGCGGCATGCACGGTCGGGCCGTCGGTGGTCAGCAGTTTGGCGCGATCGAGTTCGCCGAGGATCGCCATGATGCCGCCGGCGTGATGCACGTCTTCCATGTGGACGTCCTGCACCGAGGGCGCGACCTTGCAGAGCACCGGCACTTTTCGTGACAGCCGGTCGATGTCGGCCATCGTGAACGGCACCTCGCCCTCGCGGGCGGCGGCGAGCAGATGCAACACGGTGTTGGTCGAGCCGCCCATCGCGATGTCGAGCGTCATCGCGTTCTCGAACGACTTGAAGTTCGCGATGTTGCGCGGCAGCACCTTGGCGTCGTCCTGCTCGTAATAGCGGCGGGCGAGATCGACGATCAGATGGCCGGCCTCGACGAACAGGCTCTTGCGGTCGGCATGGGTTGCCAGCACCGAGCCGTTGCCGGGCAGCGCGAGGCCGAGCGCCTCGGTCAGGCAGTTCATCGAGTTCGCAGTGAACATGCCGGAGCAGGAGCCGCAGGTCGGGCAGGCCGAGCGCTCGATCACCTCGACCTCCTCGTCCGAGACGTTGGAGTCGGCGGCCGCGACCATCGCGTCGATCAGGTCGACTGCGCGCTTCTTGCCCTTGAGCAGGATCTTGCCGGACTCCATTGGGCCGCCCGAGACGAACACGGTCGGGATGTTGAGCCGCAAGGTCGCCATCAGCATGCCGGGCGTGATCTTGTCGCAGTTCGAGATGCAGACCATCGCGTCGGCGCAATGTGCGTTGACCATGTATTCGACGCTGTCGGCGATCAGCTCGCGCGAGGGCAGGCTGTAGAGCATGCCGTCATGGCCCATCGCGATGCCGTCATCGACCGCGATGGTGTTGAACTCCTTGGCGACGCCGCCGGCCTTCTCGATCTCGCGCGCGACGAGCTGGCCGAGATTCTGCAAATGGACGTGGCCGGGCACGAACTGGGTGAAGGAATTGACCACCGCAATGATCGGCTTGCCGAAATCCTCGTTCTTCATGCCGGTGGCGCGCCAGAGGCCGCGAGCACCCGCCATGTTGCGGCCGTGGGTGGTAGTGCGGGAGCGATAGGCGGGCATGGTGTTTCTCCGGTTATGTAAGTTTCTCCATTCCGGTACGATGCGGAGCACCGAACGCGAAAAGGCCGAGATTTCCAGATCTGCTCTTTGAGTGCCCCCGGAATAATCTGGTTCATACGAATGGTTCTAGGCCGCCGCCATCGCTTCATCGAGATTCGTCGACAGTGGTTTCGGCACTATCTGCGGACAACTGAAAAGGCCGACTTGCTACGAGGACTTCCGCTACTTGGTATCTGCTGTGGGAACACTAGGCGAATCGAGGATGCTTCAAAACGATCAGGCGGCGAAGCTCAAGTCACCACAGAAAAAGCCCGGCACCTTGAAGATGCCGGACCAAGATTGCGCCAAAGTAAAGTCCGAGGCGCTTCCGGGAGGGACCGGAACTCGATTGTCAGATATCCAATGTGTGATCGCGCTCCCACTTGGTGAGGTGGCGCGTGAAGCTGCCCCATTCCTCGTGCTTCAGCTTCAAGAACGCGTTCACGAAGGGATCGCCGAGCCGATCGCGCAGGACTTGCGATTCCTCGAGCGCGCGCAACGCGTCGAGAAGATTGAGCGGAAGGCGCTTCGCGTCCTTTACGCTCGCGCCCTCGGTATACATGTTGATGTCGAGACGCTTGCCGGGAGTGCGCTTGTTTTCGATGCCGTCCAGTCCGGCCGCCATCACGCAGGCGGGAAGAAGATATGGATTTGCCGCACCGTCTGCGAGACGAAACTCGAACCGCCCGGCACCGGGCACGCGGATCATGTGAGTACGGTTGTTTCCTGAATACGTGATGGTGTTCGGCGCCCAGGTCGCGCCGGAGACGGTCCGAGGGGCATTGATCCTCTTGTACGAATTGACCGTCGGATTGGTAATGGCGCACAAGGCGTCGGCATTGTGGATGACCCCACCGATGAATGCGTAGCCCAAACTCGACAGGCCAAGCTCGTCGCCGCGATCAGCGAACACATTGTCGTCTCCCTTCCACAGAGAGACATGCATGTGACAGCCGGATCCCGTGAGATCGATAAAGGGCTTCGGCATGAAGGTCGCGCGCAGGCCGTGCTTTTCAGCGAGCGTGCGAACCATGTACTTGAAGAACACATGGCGGTCGGCCGTTACCAGAGCGTCGTCATAATGCCAGTTCATTTCGAACTGACCGTTGGCGTCCTCGTGGTCGTTCTGGTATGCGCCCCACCCCAGGGTCAGCATCGCGTCGCATATTTCGCGGATCACGGGGAACTGCCGCATCAACGCCGACTGATCGTAGCAAGGCTTTGACGCGTTATCCGCAAGATCGCTGATGGTGTCCCCGGACGGCGTAATCAGAAAATATTCGCATTCGACCCCGGTCTTGACCTGGAAATCCTGCTTCGCCGCTGCGCGAATCACGGATTTCAGAATGTTGCGGGGGCCCTGAGCCACCGGCTCGCCGCCCATATAGAGGTCCGACGCCAGCCATCCAACCTCTCGATTCCAAGGGAGCTGAACCAAGCTGTGGGGGTCCGGAATCGCGAACATGTCGGCGTCGGCGGGCGACATGTCGAGCCAGGTTGCAAACCCGGCAAAACCGGCGCCGGCGACCAGCATGTCGGAAATCGCGGATGCAGGAACCAGCTTGGCGCGCAGGCTCCCGAACAGATCGACATAAGACACGAGGAAATACTTTATTCCCCTCTCCTTGGCGACTTCCGACAGATCGGCCACTCGCGATGATTCAGAAGCTGACGATGTCATCTTGTTCATGTGTTTCCCCCTCGACTCCGTTGCGTTACAGGCCGGGTATCCAGTTCGTCCCTGCAAGGGGCACGCGCGCCATCGCAGCGGCCTCAACGGTCAGCGCGACGAGATCCTCCGGCTCGAGGTTGTGCAAATGGCTCTTGCCACAGGCCCGCGCGATCGTCTGCGCCTCGAGCGTCAGCACGGAGAGATAGTTCGCCAGTCGGCGTCCCGCCTTCACGGGGTCGAGGCGGGCAGTCAACACAGGATCTTGAGTCGTGATCCCGGCGGGATCCTTGCCTTCATGCCAATCGTCATATGCGCCGGCGGTGCTGCCGAGCGCCTGATATTCGCTCTCGAGCGATGGATCGTTGTCGCCCAAAGCGACCAGTGCCGCGGTGCCGATTGCGACGGCATCGGCGCCAAGTGCAAGAGCCTTGGCAACATCCGCTCCGGTGCGGATGCCACCCGAAACGATGAGTTGAACCTTGCGATGGAAGCCGAGATCCTGCAACGCCTGCACGGCCGGCCGAATGGCGCCCAGGATCGGAAGCCCGACATTCTCGATGAATACGTCCTGGGTGGCGGCCGTGCCGCCCTGCATGCCATCGAGGACCACCACGTCCGCACCGGCTTTCACGGCAAGCGACGTGTCATAATAGGGACGGGATGCCCCGACTTTCACATAGATCGGCTTTTCCCAGTCGGTGATCTCGCGCAGTTCTTCGATCTTGATCTCCAGATCGTCGGGCCCGGTCCAATCCGGGTGACGGCACGCCGAGCGCTGATCGATGCCCTTCGGAAGGGTTCTCATCGCAGCGACGCGATCGGAAATCTTTTGTCCAAGCAGCATGCCTCCGCCGCCTGGCTTGGCACCCTGCCCGATGACAACTTCGATCGCGTCCGCCTTGCGAAGATCGTCGGGATTCATCCCGTAACGAGAAGGAAGATACTGATACACAAGCAGCGACGAATGTTCGCGCTCCTCGGCCGTCATTCCTCCGTCACCGGTCGTGGTGGACGTTCCGATCGCGGATGCGCCTCGACCCAACGCCTCCTTGGCGGGCCCCGACAGGGCGCCGAAGCTCATCCCGGCAATCGTCACCGGCGTCTTCAGGGTGATCGGCTTCTTGGCGAAGCGCGAACCCAACGTCACGTCGGTCCCGCACTTCTCGCGGTAGCCTTCGAGGGGATAGCGCGAAATCGATGCGCCGAGAAAAAGCAGATCGTCAAAATGCGGCAGCGCTCGCTTGGTGCCTCCGCCCCGAATGTCGTAGATGCCGGTCGCGGCCGCTCGCCTGATCTCGGCGAGCACGTGAGGCGAGAAAGTGCTCGAGAATCTGGGGAGCGTTTGCGGAACCGGCTTGGTATGCATGGTCATCTCAGTGAGCCCTCAATACGCGCCGGCATTGTCGACATGGAAGTTGTACAGCCGACGCGCCGAGCCGTAGCGCTTGAAGCTCGAAACATCGACCTCGCCGGCAACACCTAATTGCTTCAGCTTCTCGTGCAGCGCCGATTTGTGCTCGTCCTTCATCGGCTTCTCGATGCAATCTGATCCTAGGCTGGCGACCGAGCCGCGGACGAACAGGCGCGCCTCATACAGAGAATCCCCGAGATATTCTCCCGCATTACCGAGGACGATCAGGTCTCCCGCCTGCCCCATGAAGGCGCTCATGTGGCCGATGCTGCCCTTGACGAGGATATCGATGCCCTTCATGGAAATGCCGCATCGGGCCGCGGCATTGCCATCAATGATGAGCTGACCGCCACGACCCGTGGCACCAGCGGCTTGGCTTGCATCGCCATGGACATGGACCGCTCCGGACATCATGTTCTCGGCCACACCGACGCCAGCGTTGCCGTTGACGATCACGGTCGCTCGCTGATTCATGCCGGCACAATAATATCCGACATGGCCGTCGATCTGGACCGTTAGAGGAACGCGGATGCCGGCCGCCACCGCGTGCGCTCCATTCGGATTCTTGACGACCCAGCGCCTGGTAACATCTGCTTCAGACGCTCCATGCAAAGCCGAATTGAGATCGCGGAGCTTGATGCGCCCCAAATCGAAAACGTTGTCGCTGACCATCAGATTCACGCCGCATGCTCCCAGAAGTAAACTGTTGCGGGCTCCGGCTCCCATAGTTTCGCGTTTGCAACGCCCGGCAACGCCGCCAAGGCGCGATACTCCGATCCGAACGCCACGTACTGATCGGTTTCGGCTAGGATCGCCGGCTTGCAAGCAATTGGATCGCGGATGACACCGAAGCCGGATTCGGTTCCGACAACGAATGTGTAGAAGCCGTCGAGATTTGACAGGCCCGCCTTCAATGCTTCCCCTAAGGTTTCTCCCTTGCTCATCCGCCAGGTTAGGTAGCCTGCGGCGACCTCGGAATCATTATCCGTCTCAAATTTCAGCCCCTCATGCTCGAGCTTGCGACGAAGGCCCGCGTGGTTCGAGAGCGAGCCGTTGTGCACAAGACATTCGTCGACCCCGGTCGAGAACGGGTGGGCCCCTCGCGTGGTGACCGCGGACTCGGTCGCCATGCGGGTGTGACCGATACCGTGGGAGCCGCTCATGCGAGGAAGGCCGAATGAGTTCGCAACGTCCGAAGGACAGCCGACATCCTTGAACACTTCCATTCTGCGGCCGACGCTGACGACACTCAGGCCGGCCGAGTTCCGCAGCGTGGAGCGCGCGAAGCCCTCGTCTGATTTCCGTACGGTGATGGTTGTGTGATTGAAGCGGCGGACCGGCCGCAGATCGTATTCAAGATGCGCCTCGATGTCCTTGATGGCGGATTGAGCGCTCTGCGGATCGAGGTGGCTAAAGGTGATCTTGATACCGGCCTGCGGGCTGCCGTTGGAGTAGACGGCAAATCCGGCGCTGTCGGGGCCGCGAACGCACATGGTCCCGAGCATTTCGGACAGTAACGCACCGAGATCTGGCTCGAGCTTCTTATCCTTTATGAACAAGCCGACGATGCCGCACATAATCACCACCTCGCTGGTCAATCCAACGAAGTGATATTACCCGGTCACTTTTCTGTCAAGAAAAAAAATTTCGCAATAGGAAACTAGCTGGATTCCCGCGAATACACGATGATCGACAGATAAGTCATAGGAACTTCAATGAGTTGGTCCGGACCGTGAGCCGCCCGGGAATCGAACATCAGCGAGTCGCCGGGGCCAAGCTCGTAGACCTGATCTCCGTGCCGGTAGCCGACCCTTCCGCTCAGCATGTAGATGAACTCAATACCGGCGTGCTGGAACCCGGTGAACGACT
This Bradyrhizobium sp. CCBAU 53421 DNA region includes the following protein-coding sequences:
- the mdeB gene encoding alpha-ketoglutarate dehydrogenase; protein product: MIHDVEKIRHVRASATDDADPLETADWLTSLATLYGNGGAERARFVLSALDARAKELGVISEAPPFSPYRNSIPLESQPPYPGDIDIETRITAIIRWNALAMVVRANKAYGELGGHIASYASAAEIFELGFNHFFRASDDGSGGDIVYFQPHSSPGVYARAFLEGRLTEQHLKHYRQELTGSGLSSYPHPWLMPDFWQVPTGSMGIGPISAVYQARFMRYLQNRGLAVTEDRHVWGVFGDGEMDEPESLAGLSIAAREGLDNLTFIINCNLQRLDGPVRGNGQVIQELEMLFRGAGWGVIKVLWGSEWDQIFARDTEHALLRRFAATVDGKYQTLGAKDGAYNLAHFFDEDPEVRALVSHMSDREVDALRRGGHDFRKLYAAFAAAKAAKGKPTVILAKTKKGFGMGGAGESRMTSHQAKKLDVDALYAFRDRFLLPLSDEQVERLEFYRPEENSAELEYLRQRREALGGFLPARKRTAPSVRVPALDSYAEFALKSDGKEMSTTMAVVRLFSNLLKDKQVGPRVVPIVADEARTFGMANLFRQVGIYSPVGQLYEPEDAGSMLYYKEAVDGQLLEEGITEAGAISSWTAAATSYSVHGLKLLPFYIYYSMFGFQRVGDLIWAAADQRSRGFLIGATAGRTTLGGEGLQHQDGSSHVIAATVPNCRAYDPAFSYEVAVILDHGMRAMLEEDRDEFYYLTVMNENYSQPSMPQGVEADIVKGLYCIARSAETAGSPSVRLVGSGAILPEVIQAGKLLKSDWGISYEVWSATSFSELARDARDVERQNRLNPLTEPLTSHVAACLPGQVPVIATSDYVRAYPQLIASYIEAPFTVLGTDGFGRSDTRAALRAFFEVDRHQLVVAALSALARSGAIDRQRVADAISRYGVAVGAPSPWSV
- a CDS encoding Lrp/AsnC family transcriptional regulator yields the protein MQDFDAIDLKILKHLQRDASLSNVELAARVGLSPSPCLTRVKQLEATGVISRRVALLDPVHLGSALSVFIHVALEKQTEPRLQAFEKSMANLPEVMECYLMSGDSDYLLRVVVRDVVALQQFIVDKLAKTSGVANIRSSFALKQVKYNTELPIETLVNLKLGKSRPRNPR
- a CDS encoding IS630 family transposase (programmed frameshift) — translated: MGKPYSLDLRKRVVAAIEGGMSRNQAAKQFGVAISTAIGWMKRVDETGSVEPGQIGGYKPKAISGEHAVWLSQRIKDGDFTIRGLVAELAGRGLKVDYHSVWDFVHAEKLSFKKSVAAGERDRPEVARRRAQWAKYQDRVEAERLVFIDETWTRTDMAPLRGWAPRGRRLHAKVPHGRWKTMTFLAALRHDRIDAPWFIEGPIDGVSFRTYVEKVLLPVLRPGDIVILDNLGSHRSKAVRQLIRSVGAKLFFLPKYSPDLNPIEQVFAKLKQLVRKAAARTVDAVCAAIGHALEAFTSVECANYLKNSGYRT
- the ilvD gene encoding dihydroxy-acid dehydratase, with product MPAYRSRTTTHGRNMAGARGLWRATGMKNEDFGKPIIAVVNSFTQFVPGHVHLQNLGQLVAREIEKAGGVAKEFNTIAVDDGIAMGHDGMLYSLPSRELIADSVEYMVNAHCADAMVCISNCDKITPGMLMATLRLNIPTVFVSGGPMESGKILLKGKKRAVDLIDAMVAAADSNVSDEEVEVIERSACPTCGSCSGMFTANSMNCLTEALGLALPGNGSVLATHADRKSLFVEAGHLIVDLARRYYEQDDAKVLPRNIANFKSFENAMTLDIAMGGSTNTVLHLLAAAREGEVPFTMADIDRLSRKVPVLCKVAPSVQDVHMEDVHHAGGIMAILGELDRAKLLTTDGPTVHAATLDDALNRWDVVRTSSDKVRNFYRAAPGGVPTQEAFSQDRRFDEVDLDRETGVIRDAAHAYSRDGGLAVLFGNLAEDGCIVKTAGVDQSILTFSGPARIFESQDASVDAILANKVKAGDVVLIRYEGPRGGPGMQEMLYPTSYLKSKGLGKACALITDGRFSGGSSGLSIGHVSPEAAEGGLIGLVEEGDIIEFDIPNRKVNLKVDDAELKRRRAAMEAKDNAAWKPAAPRKRAVSTALKAYAALTSSAARGAVRVVKD
- the glnT gene encoding type III glutamate--ammonia ligase, translating into MNKMTSSASESSRVADLSEVAKERGIKYFLVSYVDLFGSLRAKLVPASAISDMLVAGAGFAGFATWLDMSPADADMFAIPDPHSLVQLPWNREVGWLASDLYMGGEPVAQGPRNILKSVIRAAAKQDFQVKTGVECEYFLITPSGDTISDLADNASKPCYDQSALMRQFPVIREICDAMLTLGWGAYQNDHEDANGQFEMNWHYDDALVTADRHVFFKYMVRTLAEKHGLRATFMPKPFIDLTGSGCHMHVSLWKGDDNVFADRGDELGLSSLGYAFIGGVIHNADALCAITNPTVNSYKRINAPRTVSGATWAPNTITYSGNNRTHMIRVPGAGRFEFRLADGAANPYLLPACVMAAGLDGIENKRTPGKRLDINMYTEGASVKDAKRLPLNLLDALRALEESQVLRDRLGDPFVNAFLKLKHEEWGSFTRHLTKWERDHTLDI
- a CDS encoding FMN-binding glutamate synthase family protein translates to MTMHTKPVPQTLPRFSSTFSPHVLAEIRRAAATGIYDIRGGGTKRALPHFDDLLFLGASISRYPLEGYREKCGTDVTLGSRFAKKPITLKTPVTIAGMSFGALSGPAKEALGRGASAIGTSTTTGDGGMTAEEREHSSLLVYQYLPSRYGMNPDDLRKADAIEVVIGQGAKPGGGGMLLGQKISDRVAAMRTLPKGIDQRSACRHPDWTGPDDLEIKIEELREITDWEKPIYVKVGASRPYYDTSLAVKAGADVVVLDGMQGGTAATQDVFIENVGLPILGAIRPAVQALQDLGFHRKVQLIVSGGIRTGADVAKALALGADAVAIGTAALVALGDNDPSLESEYQALGSTAGAYDDWHEGKDPAGITTQDPVLTARLDPVKAGRRLANYLSVLTLEAQTIARACGKSHLHNLEPEDLVALTVEAAAMARVPLAGTNWIPGL
- a CDS encoding protein glxC, whose amino-acid sequence is MVSDNVFDLGRIKLRDLNSALHGASEADVTRRWVVKNPNGAHAVAAGIRVPLTVQIDGHVGYYCAGMNQRATVIVNGNAGVGVAENMMSGAVHVHGDASQAAGATGRGGQLIIDGNAAARCGISMKGIDILVKGSIGHMSAFMGQAGDLIVLGNAGEYLGDSLYEARLFVRGSVASLGSDCIEKPMKDEHKSALHEKLKQLGVAGEVDVSSFKRYGSARRLYNFHVDNAGAY
- a CDS encoding glutamine amidotransferase family protein, which produces MCGIVGLFIKDKKLEPDLGALLSEMLGTMCVRGPDSAGFAVYSNGSPQAGIKITFSHLDPQSAQSAIKDIEAHLEYDLRPVRRFNHTTITVRKSDEGFARSTLRNSAGLSVVSVGRRMEVFKDVGCPSDVANSFGLPRMSGSHGIGHTRMATESAVTTRGAHPFSTGVDECLVHNGSLSNHAGLRRKLEHEGLKFETDNDSEVAAGYLTWRMSKGETLGEALKAGLSNLDGFYTFVVGTESGFGVIRDPIACKPAILAETDQYVAFGSEYRALAALPGVANAKLWEPEPATVYFWEHAA